A region of Pseudomonas cavernicola DNA encodes the following proteins:
- a CDS encoding xanthine dehydrogenase family protein molybdopterin-binding subunit codes for MNNPRLLTRRTFIVSAGTIAAGLAIVVHSPNAISGLLGDNAGKAFKPNAFVEISSDGQIVVLVGQSEIGQGIHTCLAQALAEELDADWSMVTARHSPAGDEYQLAPDVFGPGIQMIAQSSSTRYLFEPMRMAGAVARLLIVRAAAKAWGLSEDKCTTANGYVLAADGRKAPYGEFVVDAAKLPMPAAGDVRLKSPETFKLIGKSMPRIEGKDKITGQPIFGIDVRLPGMLTAVVARSPILGGKAIRVDDSASKKVPGVKACLQIADGVAVIAENFWAAKTARALLKIEWDSGPRGTMSSEVMEAEYRQALGKPGLVVLERGRTDALMSDSGGGHLADYTMPYMAHAPMEPLNCTMQWQGDACEIWVGTMYQSMDHKVASEILGIPKEKVKLNTMHCGGGFGRRASPKSDFVAETARIMKAARHLGAPIQNIWTREDDIQGGEYRPMAFNRLSATLSPSGKIESWGHRIVSQSILDDTEFASWNAGGYDALSVGGAITLPYEIENFRLDIHTPKTGPTVSWMRAPGEVSNCFAVECFIDELAHRAKIDPVTFRLNMLGKDPRLAHVLNVAAKTGGLLERSPAGMGRGVAVHSYVDTRVAAVAEVTIADGHLRVSRITVVLDCGRVVNPDGVKAQVEGGVIFALSNALYGRISFDQGRAQQSNFDSYPVLRMDAAPEVLVHLVSSEEGPFGVGEVACPPVAPALCNAIYAATGKRFRDTPVSAAIDV; via the coding sequence ATGAACAACCCCCGTCTCCTGACTCGCCGCACTTTCATCGTATCCGCCGGCACCATAGCCGCCGGATTGGCCATCGTCGTGCACTCTCCCAATGCGATTTCTGGCCTATTAGGTGACAACGCTGGCAAGGCCTTCAAACCGAACGCATTTGTCGAAATTTCCTCCGATGGCCAGATCGTCGTGCTCGTCGGGCAATCCGAGATCGGCCAGGGCATCCATACCTGCCTGGCCCAAGCGTTGGCCGAAGAACTGGATGCCGACTGGTCCATGGTAACCGCCAGGCATTCGCCTGCTGGCGATGAATACCAGTTGGCGCCCGACGTCTTCGGCCCCGGGATCCAGATGATCGCGCAAAGCTCCAGCACGCGATATCTCTTCGAACCGATGCGAATGGCGGGAGCCGTTGCGCGCCTCTTGATCGTGCGGGCGGCTGCAAAGGCGTGGGGGCTGAGCGAAGACAAATGCACCACCGCCAACGGGTATGTCCTGGCTGCAGATGGCCGCAAAGCCCCCTACGGCGAGTTCGTCGTGGATGCGGCGAAACTGCCCATGCCGGCTGCTGGGGATGTCCGCTTGAAATCCCCGGAGACCTTCAAACTGATTGGCAAATCGATGCCACGCATCGAAGGCAAGGACAAGATCACGGGGCAGCCGATCTTCGGAATCGATGTTCGTTTGCCCGGCATGTTAACCGCGGTGGTTGCACGCTCTCCCATCCTCGGCGGAAAAGCTATCCGGGTCGACGACTCCGCGAGTAAGAAGGTTCCTGGCGTTAAGGCGTGCCTGCAAATTGCCGACGGAGTTGCGGTTATCGCCGAGAACTTCTGGGCGGCAAAAACGGCACGGGCGCTGCTGAAAATCGAGTGGGATTCTGGCCCCCGCGGCACTATGTCCTCCGAGGTGATGGAGGCTGAATATCGCCAGGCGCTAGGAAAACCTGGACTCGTCGTCCTTGAACGCGGACGTACGGATGCACTGATGAGCGACTCGGGGGGCGGCCACCTTGCGGATTACACCATGCCGTATATGGCGCACGCCCCGATGGAGCCACTGAATTGCACGATGCAATGGCAGGGAGACGCTTGCGAAATCTGGGTCGGCACCATGTACCAGAGCATGGACCACAAGGTCGCATCCGAAATCCTTGGTATTCCCAAAGAGAAGGTCAAGCTGAACACAATGCATTGCGGCGGTGGATTCGGAAGGCGCGCCAGCCCCAAGAGTGACTTCGTGGCGGAAACCGCCCGCATCATGAAAGCGGCGCGGCACCTTGGCGCCCCCATCCAGAACATCTGGACCCGCGAGGACGATATTCAGGGGGGAGAATACCGGCCGATGGCGTTCAATCGGCTGTCGGCCACCCTGTCGCCTTCGGGCAAGATCGAGTCGTGGGGGCACCGGATCGTAAGCCAGTCCATCCTCGACGATACCGAGTTCGCATCCTGGAACGCAGGCGGTTACGACGCGCTGTCGGTTGGCGGCGCGATCACCCTGCCATACGAAATCGAGAACTTCAGGCTGGATATCCACACACCGAAGACTGGACCGACGGTTTCATGGATGCGTGCGCCAGGTGAAGTGAGCAACTGCTTCGCCGTCGAATGCTTCATCGATGAATTGGCACACCGCGCGAAGATAGATCCCGTGACCTTCCGCCTGAACATGCTCGGGAAAGACCCTCGACTTGCACATGTCCTGAATGTAGCTGCCAAGACGGGAGGTCTACTCGAGCGTTCGCCAGCCGGAATGGGACGCGGTGTTGCGGTGCACAGCTATGTCGATACGAGAGTTGCCGCAGTTGCCGAGGTAACGATCGCGGACGGCCACCTTCGTGTCAGTAGAATCACCGTGGTGCTCGATTGCGGTCGGGTGGTCAACCCAGATGGCGTCAAAGCGCAGGTAGAGGGTGGTGTCATCTTTGCCCTGAGCAACGCATTGTATGGACGAATCAGCTTCGATCAGGGCCGCGCCCAACAGAGCAATTTCGACAGCTACCCGGTGCTGCGCATGGACGCCGCGCCGGAAGTGCTGGTGCATCTCGTCAGCAGCGAGGAGGGACCGTTCGGTGTAGGTGAAGTTGCCTGCCCGCCTGTGGCTCCTGCTTTGTGCAACGCCATTTATGCGGCAACGGGAAAGCGCTTCAGGGACACTCCGGTAAGTGCAGCCATCGATGTGTGA
- a CDS encoding c-type cytochrome, with protein MRRRAYLWLCMFIATTNLHIGPSTAQDAVSGGGVFKQRCATCHSINPDKPSTMGPNLAGILGRKAGTVPGFAYSNAIRNSEIVWSSADLDIFIKSPQKFVKGTKMFAPGISDARVRANLITYLETLK; from the coding sequence ATGAGAAGAAGAGCATATTTGTGGCTGTGCATGTTCATTGCGACCACCAATCTGCACATCGGACCAAGTACGGCACAAGACGCCGTATCCGGCGGCGGAGTATTCAAGCAACGCTGTGCGACATGTCACTCCATTAACCCGGACAAGCCTTCCACGATGGGGCCGAATCTTGCGGGAATCTTAGGCCGTAAGGCCGGAACCGTGCCGGGCTTTGCTTATTCCAATGCCATTCGAAATAGCGAAATAGTTTGGAGTTCGGCGGACTTGGACATATTTATCAAAAGTCCTCAAAAGTTTGTTAAGGGCACCAAGATGTTCGCGCCAGGTATTTCAGACGCCAGGGTGCGCGCCAATCTGATCACCTATCTGGAAACGCTCAAGTGA
- a CDS encoding alginate export family protein encodes MKPSLEFNGPLGGLGSFYGGVSAVASFTRGDSDGAGFTPDDPESSDIDDAYLGWKSGTVFSELGADAIKLSFGRQAFMIGNGFLIGDGHYDQGNDAGYWLAPYKAFDNTILAQLDAGKVHVDLFDLSARMDLDVIDYKEKVRVRGGNFEWRDETYGTIGITGFHTLDADNPLRDGMNVYDVRASGSPIQSLPQVALAAEYVWQRGGDADKKSEAWYVQGSYTFQDAPWTPVLTYRHSVFSDDYDSLLYGYGGDWGTWFQGEIVGESMLFNVNQKVDMLKLTAYPTETLAVGVIGYDFSYDKAPEGVTSKDFAKELNLHVDWFMTSNVTVGALYGVARPDDGAKQTFGDDETSHLFETYINVKF; translated from the coding sequence GTGAAGCCAAGCTTGGAGTTCAATGGCCCCTTAGGCGGCTTGGGCTCCTTCTACGGGGGCGTCAGCGCCGTGGCTAGTTTTACACGTGGCGACAGCGATGGTGCAGGCTTCACCCCCGATGATCCCGAGTCGAGCGATATCGACGATGCCTACCTCGGCTGGAAGAGCGGCACGGTGTTCTCCGAACTGGGCGCAGACGCCATCAAGCTCAGTTTCGGGCGCCAAGCCTTCATGATCGGCAATGGTTTCCTGATCGGCGACGGCCATTATGATCAGGGTAACGACGCCGGCTACTGGCTGGCCCCCTACAAAGCCTTCGACAACACCATCCTGGCCCAGTTGGACGCCGGCAAGGTGCACGTCGACCTCTTCGACCTCTCCGCGCGGATGGATCTTGATGTCATCGACTACAAAGAGAAAGTCCGTGTCCGGGGCGGCAACTTCGAATGGCGCGACGAGACCTACGGCACCATTGGGATCACCGGATTTCATACCCTGGATGCCGACAATCCGCTACGCGATGGGATGAACGTCTACGATGTACGCGCCTCGGGCAGCCCGATCCAGTCGCTGCCCCAAGTCGCGCTGGCGGCGGAGTATGTCTGGCAACGCGGTGGCGATGCGGACAAGAAGAGTGAAGCCTGGTACGTGCAGGGCAGTTACACCTTCCAGGACGCGCCGTGGACACCTGTGCTGACTTATCGGCACTCAGTCTTCTCCGACGACTACGACTCCCTGCTGTATGGCTACGGCGGCGACTGGGGCACCTGGTTCCAGGGCGAAATCGTCGGCGAGTCGATGCTGTTCAACGTCAACCAGAAGGTCGACATGCTGAAGCTAACGGCATATCCAACTGAGACCCTCGCAGTTGGGGTGATTGGCTACGACTTCAGCTATGACAAGGCACCGGAAGGTGTTACCAGCAAGGACTTCGCGAAAGAGCTGAACCTGCATGTTGATTGGTTTATGACATCCAATGTCACGGTCGGTGCTCTGTATGGCGTCGCTCGCCCCGATGATGGTGCGAAGCAGACCTTCGGTGACGATGAGACCTCGCATCTCTTCGAGACCTATATCAACGTCAAGTTCTGA
- a CDS encoding nucleotidyltransferase family protein gives MPKVIALILAAGRGKRFGSDKRIACLADGRTLLAASFERAQQVFDEVYLLLRPEDDVRALGLPENCRVIHCVEADQGMGHSLAAGIRALSALDAEAIAVLLGDMPWIATDSLQQLCTRVAAESIVYPVHQGLRGHPVLFGRMFWPPLQAVQGDEGARALLQASTEACHGIDLDDPGVLLDVDRPEALLSQH, from the coding sequence ATGCCCAAGGTTATCGCCCTGATTCTCGCCGCCGGTCGTGGCAAACGTTTCGGCAGCGACAAGCGTATTGCCTGTCTGGCGGACGGACGCACCCTACTGGCCGCGAGCTTCGAACGGGCGCAACAAGTGTTCGACGAGGTCTACTTGCTGCTTCGTCCAGAGGATGATGTACGCGCGCTGGGGCTGCCAGAGAATTGCCGAGTTATTCATTGTGTCGAGGCCGATCAGGGAATGGGGCACAGCCTGGCTGCTGGCATTCGGGCTTTGTCCGCCCTGGATGCCGAGGCCATCGCCGTCCTGCTCGGCGATATGCCCTGGATTGCCACAGACAGCCTGCAGCAGCTCTGCACCCGGGTGGCAGCCGAAAGCATCGTTTATCCCGTACATCAAGGCCTGCGTGGTCATCCGGTGCTGTTTGGCCGGATGTTCTGGCCGCCCTTGCAGGCGGTACAGGGCGATGAAGGCGCGCGTGCGCTGCTCCAGGCTAGTACGGAGGCCTGTCACGGCATCGATCTGGACGACCCTGGCGTGTTGCTCGATGTCGACCGGCCAGAGGCGTTGTTATCGCAGCATTAA
- a CDS encoding amidase, translating to MTSSSELHYLEMYELSLLIRSGKVSPVEVTEAQLARIDKLDGELHSYARVTPELAMEQAREAERELMRGECRSPLHGIPIAVKDLFYTADVPTTAGMPIHRDFIPQEDATVVARLREAGSVLLGKLRMTEGAFAIHHPDLPTPNNPWSAGHWAGASSSGSAVATAAGLCYAALGTDTGGSIRFPCAANGLTGLKPTWGRVSRYGCFELAASLDHVGPMARSARDVLFLLSTIAGHDPKDPTSLPSVCLEIPEIEDRFRGLRVGVDEAWLSDGVDPVIQHALQRVLTIIRDGGGTLHRVQMPDTRAVSSNWELHCGVQTAVAHAATYPRRAQEYGPALSRLIDGGRALSGMDYQRVLLDAQRFNGELEAVLGQVDLLLAPVQPFAAPTHEQLASLAMDAEANRRLIQFTAPFNVSGHPCLSLPCGFTEAGLPIGCQFISGKRAEAILCRAGMALQKVTNWHKTHPL from the coding sequence ATGACCAGCAGTAGCGAGCTCCACTATCTGGAGATGTATGAGCTGTCCTTGCTCATACGCTCAGGAAAGGTCTCCCCGGTAGAGGTCACCGAAGCTCAGTTGGCGCGGATCGACAAGCTTGATGGCGAGCTTCATAGCTATGCCCGGGTAACTCCGGAGCTGGCTATGGAGCAGGCCCGCGAAGCTGAGCGGGAACTGATGCGCGGAGAGTGTCGTAGCCCGCTGCACGGTATTCCGATTGCGGTGAAGGATTTGTTTTACACCGCCGATGTTCCGACTACGGCGGGTATGCCGATTCATCGTGATTTCATCCCGCAGGAGGACGCCACAGTAGTGGCTCGTCTGCGCGAAGCCGGCAGCGTGCTGCTCGGTAAGCTGCGTATGACAGAGGGTGCTTTTGCCATCCATCACCCGGATCTGCCGACGCCGAACAATCCATGGAGTGCGGGGCATTGGGCTGGCGCCTCCTCCAGCGGTAGCGCTGTGGCGACTGCCGCAGGCCTGTGTTACGCCGCGCTCGGTACTGACACGGGGGGATCGATCCGTTTTCCCTGTGCGGCCAACGGCCTGACCGGCCTCAAGCCGACTTGGGGGCGGGTCAGTCGGTATGGTTGCTTCGAACTCGCAGCAAGCCTCGATCATGTCGGTCCCATGGCGCGCAGCGCACGGGATGTACTGTTCCTGTTATCGACTATTGCAGGTCATGATCCCAAGGATCCGACTTCGTTGCCCAGCGTCTGCCTGGAAATCCCAGAGATCGAGGATAGATTCCGCGGTCTGCGCGTCGGAGTTGATGAAGCATGGCTCAGCGACGGTGTGGATCCGGTTATCCAGCACGCACTGCAGCGCGTGCTGACGATCATTCGTGACGGCGGCGGGACGCTGCATCGGGTGCAGATGCCTGATACCCGTGCGGTGAGTAGCAATTGGGAGCTGCACTGCGGCGTTCAGACTGCGGTTGCGCACGCCGCAACCTATCCTCGCCGTGCGCAAGAATATGGCCCGGCGCTGAGTCGCTTGATTGATGGCGGCAGGGCCCTTAGCGGCATGGACTACCAGCGCGTGCTGCTCGACGCGCAACGCTTCAACGGCGAGCTGGAAGCGGTGCTGGGTCAGGTCGACTTGCTACTGGCTCCGGTCCAGCCGTTCGCCGCGCCGACCCACGAACAGCTCGCCAGCCTCGCCATGGACGCGGAGGCGAACCGCCGTCTGATCCAGTTCACCGCGCCGTTCAACGTCAGCGGCCACCCTTGCCTGAGCTTGCCGTGCGGCTTCACCGAGGCCGGGTTGCCGATAGGTTGCCAGTTCATTTCCGGCAAAAGGGCCGAGGCGATCCTCTGCCGAGCCGGCATGGCGTTGCAGAAGGTCACTAACTGGCACAAGACCCATCCCCTATAG
- a CDS encoding XdhC family protein — MQYLDLLVLRKALEWSRAGQRVWLCTVLATYGSAPRAPGSLLAATAGGEWIGSLSGGCVEDEFLERLAAGAFPEPCSLVRYGDGSDPHSQIRLPCGGVLEVLVENLPADCEVQAHLRELEGSLAGQRRLIREIRLPSGERRLQADSAQGPRVERQGDLLRLRVGAAQRLLLAGYSSVAQVCAQFAQSLGFEVVLCDPRDEVMQGVELPGVEIRRELPSEVIRLGGCHADTAVVALTHDPRIDDLAMIEAVRTEAFYIGVMGSKVTSSKRFERLCRVGGLTDVELSRIIAPIGLNLGSKTPAEIALAVLADILRVRNGLAREAI, encoded by the coding sequence ATGCAATACCTTGATCTGTTGGTGCTGCGCAAAGCCCTGGAGTGGTCCAGGGCCGGTCAGCGTGTGTGGCTATGCACGGTGCTTGCCACCTATGGATCGGCGCCGCGCGCGCCAGGTTCGCTGCTGGCGGCCACTGCGGGTGGTGAATGGATTGGCTCGCTCTCCGGTGGCTGTGTCGAGGATGAGTTTCTCGAGCGCCTGGCCGCCGGAGCCTTCCCAGAGCCCTGCAGCCTGGTGCGCTATGGTGACGGCAGTGATCCTCACTCGCAGATCCGCCTGCCCTGTGGCGGCGTGCTGGAAGTGTTGGTGGAAAACCTGCCGGCCGACTGCGAGGTTCAGGCGCACCTGCGAGAACTGGAGGGTTCACTGGCCGGCCAGCGCCGGCTGATCCGCGAGATCCGCCTGCCGAGTGGCGAACGCCGTTTGCAGGCGGATAGTGCGCAGGGCCCGCGGGTGGAACGCCAAGGCGACCTGCTGCGTTTGCGTGTGGGAGCGGCCCAGCGCCTGTTGCTGGCGGGTTACTCCTCGGTGGCGCAGGTGTGCGCGCAGTTCGCCCAGAGCCTGGGTTTCGAAGTGGTGCTCTGTGACCCGCGTGACGAAGTAATGCAAGGCGTCGAGTTGCCAGGCGTGGAGATCCGCCGCGAGTTACCTTCGGAAGTGATCCGCTTGGGCGGTTGCCATGCAGATACTGCGGTGGTGGCATTGACTCACGATCCGCGCATCGACGATCTGGCGATGATCGAGGCGGTGCGCACTGAAGCCTTCTATATCGGGGTCATGGGGTCCAAGGTAACCAGTTCCAAGCGTTTCGAGCGCTTGTGCCGGGTAGGTGGCCTGACTGATGTTGAGCTGTCGCGCATCATTGCGCCTATCGGTCTCAACCTGGGTAGCAAGACCCCGGCAGAGATCGCCCTAGCAGTGCTGGCCGATATCCTGCGAGTGCGTAACGGCCTGGCCCGCGAAGCGATCTAG
- a CDS encoding IS3 family transposase (programmed frameshift), translating to MRKTTTYSPEVRERAVRMVLEHLNDYPSEWAAIESIAPKIGCAAQTLHGWVRRYQTNTGQRPGQTTEEHERIKTLEREVRELRKANEILRLASAYFCPGGARPPHQVLRAFVDQHRDRLGVESICRVLRIAPSGYRKHAARLRNPALRSCRARRDEVLIAEIQRVWNANMQCYGAMKVWKQLRRERVDVARCTVERLMRQVGLQGIRRGQVVRTTVSGDQTVCPLDRVQRQFHADRPNQLWVSDFTYISTWQGWLYVAFVIDVFARRIVGWRVSTSMKTDFVLDALDQALYDRQSSRTGGLIHHSDRGSQYVSIRYTERLAEAGIEPSVGSKGDSYDNALAETINGLYKAELIHRQSWKSREAVELATLKWVHWYNHQRLLGSIGYIPPAEAETNFYRQQASQAIAA from the exons ATGAGAAAGACCACGACCTACTCCCCCGAAGTCCGTGAACGTGCTGTACGCATGGTTCTGGAGCACCTGAACGACTATCCGTCCGAGTGGGCGGCCATCGAGTCCATCGCCCCCAAGATTGGCTGTGCAGCGCAAACCCTACATGGCTGGGTGCGTCGTTATCAGACCAACACCGGGCAGCGGCCCGGTCAAACCACGGAAGAGCATGAGCGCATCAAGACGCTGGAGCGAGAAGTGCGAGAGCTGCGCAAGGCCAACGAGATCCTGCGCCTGGCCAGTGCGTATT TTTGCCCAGGCGGAGCTCGACCGCCGCACCAAGTCCTGAGGGCGTTTGTTGACCAGCATCGTGACCGTCTTGGGGTCGAGTCGATCTGCCGCGTCTTGCGGATCGCCCCATCCGGTTACCGGAAGCATGCAGCCCGGCTTCGTAACCCCGCACTGCGCTCCTGTCGTGCTCGGCGTGACGAGGTGTTGATCGCGGAAATCCAGCGAGTGTGGAATGCCAACATGCAGTGCTATGGCGCGATGAAGGTCTGGAAGCAACTCAGGCGAGAGCGCGTCGATGTGGCCAGGTGCACCGTGGAGCGTTTGATGCGTCAGGTCGGATTACAGGGCATACGGCGTGGTCAGGTCGTGCGGACAACGGTATCGGGCGACCAAACCGTATGCCCGCTGGATCGTGTCCAGCGTCAGTTCCATGCCGACCGGCCTAACCAGCTGTGGGTGTCGGACTTCACCTACATTTCGACCTGGCAGGGATGGTTGTATGTGGCCTTCGTGATCGACGTATTTGCACGCCGTATCGTCGGCTGGCGAGTCAGTACCAGCATGAAGACCGACTTCGTACTGGATGCCTTGGACCAGGCCCTGTATGACCGCCAGTCCAGTCGTACGGGCGGCCTGATCCATCACAGCGACCGCGGCAGCCAGTACGTCTCGATTCGCTACACCGAACGCCTGGCCGAGGCCGGCATCGAGCCCTCGGTCGGCAGCAAAGGCGATAGCTATGACAATGCCCTGGCCGAAACCATCAACGGGCTGTACAAGGCAGAGCTGATTCACCGGCAATCATGGAAGAGCCGCGAGGCTGTCGAGCTGGCCACCCTGAAGTGGGTGCACTGGTACAACCACCAGCGTCTGCTGGGCTCAATCGGCTATATCCCGCCGGCGGAGGCTGAGACAAACTTCTACCGGCAACAAGCCAGTCAGGCCATTGCGGCCTGA
- a CDS encoding alpha/beta fold hydrolase, producing MNKQFNSTSRFVTVDGVRLHYRIIDGLDDSLPVIFTHGGGPGSNAWSNFRQSAGAFAAQHPCYFLDFPQFGGSDMVPVDGPVFSWHARKLLGFMDALGIRQAHLVNQSFGGCVAIRFAADHPERVSRLVLIGSQPVERGIMQPLPLFSKHAATLMSDYYLADGGPSLEKLRELICRYELHDDSKIDEESLGLRYEASNNPDFIELLRRPGAFGEWENLVPIFARVQAPTLILWGLHDWFGGIDVPMLMLNQFADARLHVMGNAAHHLQSECPAEFNALALTFLGGYE from the coding sequence ATGAACAAGCAGTTCAATTCCACCAGCCGCTTCGTCACGGTCGACGGTGTGCGTCTGCACTACCGCATTATCGATGGGCTCGATGACAGCTTGCCGGTGATCTTCACCCACGGCGGTGGCCCCGGCAGTAACGCCTGGAGCAACTTCCGGCAGAGCGCCGGCGCCTTCGCCGCGCAGCACCCTTGTTACTTTCTGGATTTTCCGCAGTTCGGCGGGTCCGACATGGTGCCTGTCGACGGCCCGGTGTTCAGCTGGCACGCACGCAAGCTGCTCGGCTTCATGGATGCCCTGGGCATCCGCCAAGCACACCTGGTCAACCAGTCGTTTGGGGGCTGCGTAGCCATCCGTTTTGCAGCAGATCATCCCGAACGGGTCAGCCGCCTGGTGCTGATCGGCTCGCAGCCGGTAGAGCGGGGGATCATGCAGCCGCTTCCGTTGTTCAGTAAGCATGCGGCAACGCTGATGTCTGACTACTACTTGGCGGACGGCGGGCCTAGCCTGGAAAAGCTGCGCGAGTTGATCTGCCGTTATGAGTTGCATGACGACAGCAAGATCGACGAGGAAAGCCTGGGCCTGCGCTATGAGGCCAGCAACAACCCTGATTTCATTGAGTTGCTGCGGCGTCCTGGGGCCTTTGGTGAATGGGAAAACCTTGTGCCGATTTTTGCGCGGGTCCAGGCGCCGACCTTGATCCTCTGGGGTCTGCACGACTGGTTTGGCGGCATCGACGTGCCGATGTTGATGCTCAACCAGTTCGCCGACGCGCGCCTGCACGTCATGGGTAACGCCGCTCACCATCTGCAAAGCGAATGTCCGGCCGAATTCAATGCGCTCGCCCTGACTTTCCTCGGGGGCTATGAATGA